The genomic stretch CTCTTAAACTCAAAAATTCCGAAAAAAAAACCAGACCAATacgaaatattcaaatgagTTCAATCTAAAGAGAGATTGAAGCGAATGTTTGCTTCCCTGAAATCTTCTTGTCTGACGTATTTCGATCCACCTCAACAGAGATCCTAAATTTAAATGATGGCAAAATTCGTAATCCTAAAGTAAAAAATTAGAAGATAAATAAATAGGTTACAAGGCAGCTTGTGGAATGGAGGTTGACAAGAGGATCGAGGGACGAACAAATCCTCAGAATTTTGGCTCGTCTTGCAACCGCTCTGTCGATTCATAAACATTCAGCAGCAGAAGCCTTCTTGAGAGGATTGTAGACGCTAAATTCGCCGAAGTCCCTCCTACCACTGGAAAAAACAGTGCCCATTATCAACCCCTTGGCACAAATGAACAGAATTTCAGCACCTAAACATATTTATAAAGAAGGGAACTTCAACGAAAAACTTtcgtactgttcactttaacgaaaaatcatatttttacactaaaaagtcaatcatgatactattcactttaccctttattttgtccttattgttaaaattcaaagttttcaagcccttttcattatttTCCTTATAAAGAAATGGCGTGAAGCATGGATAAAAAGCAGAGGGAGAGATGATGAAGACAATGTGATGGTGCCACGACATGCATCCAAAGCAGCATGCCAGCGTTAATTTCCATATATGATATACTTAGGACTACAAGAATGTACCTGTGCGTTATATCCCAGCCGGCAGGTAAAAAACGAGGATGAAGAGATTCAACGAATACTTGTCTCCACCTTTGACAAAATTGAGAAATGCCATCTTCACCATATTCCTTTAGCAGATGATCCACAACTTGCTTGCCATGTGGACCATGTCCtaaaagtgacatttttgaTCTNNNNNNNNNNNNNNNNNNNNNNNNNNNNNNNNNNNNNNNNNNNNNNNNNNNNNNNNNNNNNNNNNNNNNNNNNNNNNNNNNNNNNNNNNNNNNNNNNNNNNNNNNNNNNNNNNNNNNNNNNNNNNNNNNNNNNNNNNNNNNNNNNNNNNNNNNNNNNNNNNNNNNNNNNNNNNNNNNNNNNNNNNNNNNNNNNNNNNNNNAACAACAGAAAAAGCTTCTTCTTCAGTCCCCAAATCAGCATCCTTCAGCATGAAAGCATCTCCATTTTCTGTTCCGGTATATGCTTCTGCTTCAGTGGTGCATGAATCAAGTAGAGTATCAGCTTCTGATGCGTTCACAATGGCAGATGTGTACATGGTAATTGTAGTTCTCTCTTGCTCTGCATCTGGTTGAATAATCCCCTTAGAATGCTTTAAAGAAAGTCCCTTCTTCTTCTCAAATCGTTTTCTCTCGTTGGGACTCATGCCAACCAACAAAGCGTTTTCTAAATCTTCCTCAGATATTTGCCTCCCTCCATAATACCTCATTACTATCTGCAAAGCGAATAAGATTGAATTCACACACATAAGCTCCTACACTAACAAACCAACAATACTACAAACCGCTGATGCTAaaatcacacaccaacaacagtAAAACATTTGATGTAAAAACTAACgtaaaatcaatacaaaagtCAATACCATTGTgatcattttctcaaaatcaagGGCTTAATATATGCTCATGTACCTCTGTCAGTTCTTCACGGCGGCTGGATGGCATTCTTGGTCCATGGCGCAGAAGAGCCATAGCAGCAATGCGCAATTGTAAAGGAGATACACCTGGCTCCTCAAAAGTTGTTTCTGGAACAGATGATTCAGATGTAGCCTGAGATTGTTCTGAATCAACCACTCTGCGAACAAAAAGTGGAATCCCAAATTCTGCAGCGATATGTTTTTTATACTTCTCAGCAGAGGCATGAGCAATTTCATGACAGTCCACACATAGTAGGACAATATCATGAGAACGGTGGCTTTTCAAATGTTCAGGGAAGTGCATTCTGTAGCATGAGGGAATTATTCGGTAGCGTAAGTAATGATTTCTTTCGCCACAGCTAACAcatatatttttcttactttGAATGTAAAAATCATTGCCTTCATCTTCTGGACGGCCTTTGGGCTCAAAAAGAAGCATAATCGCAGGTGGATTTTCATCAACAAGTTTTGCCAAATCCCGCCGAAGATACCTGTAAGAATACAACATTGACTATATCAAATTCAACACATTTTATggtaaaatgttttttttgagaaatgattCCTAACCATTCAAGCTTCCTGCGGTCACAGTAACAAAGCAACCGGCCATCATCTGCATAGATCCTGCAATTATGATAAACTGGAGCTTTACAGGAAAATTTTTGAACAAATAGCTGCCGAGATGACTTTCGAGCAACTTGCTTTGAATTTCTCAACCCATTTTTTCTAGAAGTTAGTGGCACTTTCATATTACACTCTACCAGTAAAGCATAATTGAAGATGGACAGTGGGCAACTCCCATTTGGACCCAGGCAGTTTTGAAGAATCTTAGAAAAGAAATTATCAGGGTTGCCTATTTTGTTGTGGAGCAGATGACGAAAGTCATCCAAATGACTGTAAACGACAGGGGATGGAGATGAGAGGCCAGAACTGAAACTTGAATCTGCATTGGAATCAGCTTCAGCAATGGTGGTTAATATGTCTGCAGGGTTTGTTGGAGCTTTGTCTGCATGGTTCATTGGAGCTTTGTCTGCAAGGGCAACAATAGCCTGATCTGATATTACATATCTTAAGCTCTCATCGTGTACACGAGCCTGGAAGGAAGCAAATGCCACATGATTGCTTAAGTATCTAGAATGTGATCTCAGTGCACTCAGGTGCAACGttacaagataaaaaaaaaaactattatgaCCATAAAACCCAATGTACAATTGAAAACATAGAAACAAGAATGATATGTGTCTAAGTAGCACGAGATAAGTAAATTGAGAGCAGGTTCATAATTTCgtactgtaatgtcatttttagaaaatttcaaaaaaaagaaaaaaaatgtatatatatacatacacacacacacacacacacacacacacacacatacacttTCAGCATTATCGTTTGTGGCAAATTTTAGGAAAAGGAACTAACCATCAAATCTCTCCATGCACATAATCTGTTCACAGCATCCTGAAACACAATACAAAGTTTTGCATAAAGAATACTTATTCTAATTAGTAACACATGTTAACAGAAAGTGCAACAGAAGAATACAAGAAGCGTCCAAGAACCTAGAAAGAAGGGTTAGGAGAAGATAAATTCTAACAAATTAACCAGAGGCTGGCAGCACCACAGTAGACCAAACCATGGAACCGCCTCAAGGGCTGTCCTCTCAATTCTAAGATGAATGCTTGACCACTTAAAAAGTCCTCAAGTTCTTCTCAACCCAAATGCCCAAAATAGATGCAACCGGACCATGATCCAGAAAGCTTTCTCGGTCCTTTTAACAAACCTAATGTGCCAGCCTAATAAAGGGTTAGTGACTGAATCCTAAAATCACCCAAGACACCCCAAACAGTCAATCCAACCCTGCCCCCATGGAAGAAAAAGCTCACTATGGGCAATGCAAAGACTTGGGCGAAACCAGATTCCAGTGCACCCTTGCATtaatataatttattgaatatatGCAACACTTGCAACCTCCTCAAGAGTCAAGAACATCAAAAGAAGCAAACCTGGACTTCAGGAGAAACTGATGAAATCCCTCCTTGGCCGTTCAAATGACGGCTAAAAATTGATGAAGCAGCAGACTCTCCAGGAGAAGCTTCTATCTCTTTAGTATACAGTTGCAAACATATCGAGTTTGAACGCCGACTAGCCTCGAGAACAAAATGTAATTTGTCATTGGGACCCGTGTTTTCTGATACAGTGAGATATTTAGACCTTTGATGCTATGACTATTAGAAAGTGACAACATAGTCTTAAATGCTATCAACTTGAAATCATGGCTAAGCAAGAGTTCAGTACCACATAACACATGCAGTGTGTTTTAGTTTAGCTCATGCTAAATAAGATAAGTAGAAAATTATCGTCACAAATAATAAACTTTATCATGTGACACGGTCACACCAATCCTATGAATTTTTCTAATCAAGGTTTCCAATTCTCCAGATAGAAATGTTCACATGCGTCCACACATCATACAATGTCCTATTACTTAAGAATTAAAACTTTCATCACATTCTGTAATTTAGGTTATGACCTCTCCGCAGAATAACATTCACAGGAGCATGCATGTGCACATACAATGATTCATGTATcatctttaatttttcttatctAACCAATCCAACAAGTGAAATGTAAAAGGTCTGAAAAGCAGCTGTGACACAAAGAAGGAAGGTGTACCGTTATCCAGCATTTCCAGCTCAGCAATTAAACTGTGTGCAATATAGAGTAGATAGTGTGCATCTGTACGAGCATATTGTACCATTTCGATTGACAAGGGGCGCTGTCTCCAGTCTTCACGCTACAAACCAATATGAGAAACAATAAGAAGCAACGTCAGGTCTATCGTGAGCATGGTTACATCTAAAACCCTTATTCAGAAATCTCCATAGCATTTCAAAACCAATGTGAAAATGTTGGTCAGAACATGGGTTATTACTAAATATATGAAAGTGTCATTTAAATACTCAAGCCAGAAGAAATGTTAAATATTTGCTTTATGTATTCAAAAGAATCTTGAAGCCATGTTGACCAATTAGTAGCTAGTTATAAGATAACAGCAAACAGAAAGAACATGAATAAAAAAGCCTCGAGGCCAAACCTGTAACAATTTGTTCGTGACTACTCCACAGTAAGATTCAAGTAAAAATGCCAGTGACTTTTGCGGCTTTGACAAAACTTCGCAAGCCTGCAGTGTAATAATAAAATACGAAAATGAGTTCAAAACAGATACCAGATAGTTGCTAAATCatcgctctctttctctctctatctctctcagtTGATGTTTATATAATGAACATGTCATCCAAAATAACAGTATACAGACAGCTAACCTTTGCAGTATCAAACatattaacaacataaatatgGAAGTCCCTTTGCAGCCAGAGGACATCACTATCCGCCCCATGGAACACCTACACACGTCACATAAAATTCCCATCATCAACAGTACTCCAATCACAATCTACCATCATAATACTACACATTACAATATACTCATACATACTCACACTTTTGTACCCAAATCAGTAACATATGCACAAAAGAGTAACTACTATTTACCTTACAAATACTAGCATCAGCGAAAACCGGCCGTAGAAGGCTTATGCAATCATGCAGAGCAATCGTGTCCACCAAGTAATCTTCCTTCTCAGTAGAAATCTAATCCGATATTACCAAAATTAGAAACGCACACACAATTTCACACCCAAATTACATTCCTTTACCACTGATTTACCTGTATTAGAGCTGTAAAACCGAGAAAAGACCGAAAACTATGCTGCTCGGTATCAACAGCAAACACCTTCTCTTTGCTCAAAACCTCAACGAGTTCCTTCAACTTCGACTCAGTCTCCACCCACTCATACGACTCACTCATTTCTTCCAAACCCCCCACATTCGTCTCTGTAATTCCAATGCATTTTCGAAACTCCTCAAGCTGAAAACTTTCCATCAATCCCGTGATTTCCGCCTCATAAGGATGCGAATTCCAGTTCTTATCTATCACCAA from Pyrus communis chromosome 7, drPyrComm1.1, whole genome shotgun sequence encodes the following:
- the LOC137739679 gene encoding protein RRP6-like 3 (The sequence of the model RefSeq protein was modified relative to this genomic sequence to represent the inferred CDS: added 171 bases not found in genome assembly) codes for the protein MEAKGRNLKIAVVALASLTALSVFFFARHRRRGRNANCRLSRCYLRADHLKPQYGFKRVLADNSYSPFKHLNLNGSPEDKNWNSHPYEAEITGLMESFQLEEFRKCIGITETNVGGLEEMSESYEWVETESKLKELVEVLSKEKVFAVDTEQHSFRSFLGFTALIQISTEKEDYLVDTIALHDCISLLRPVFADASICKVFHGADSDVLWLQRDFHIYVVNMFDTAKACEVLSKPQKSLAFLLESYCGVVTNKLLQREDWRQRPLSIEMVQYARTDAHYLLYIAHSLIAELEMLDNENTGPNDKLHFVLEASRRSNSICLQLYTKEIEASPGESAASSIFSRHLNGQGGISSVSPEVQDAVNRLCAWRDLMARVHDESLRYVISDQAIVALADKAPMNHADKAPTNPADILTTIAEADSNADSSFSSGLSSPSPVVYSHLDDFRHLLHNKIGNPDNFFSKILQNCLGPNGSCPLSIFNYALLVECNMKVPLTSRKNGLRNSKQVARKSSRQLFVQKFSCKAPVYHNCRIYADDGRLLCYCDRRKLEWYLRRDLAKLVDENPPAIMLLFEPKGRPEDEGNDFYIQSKKNICVSCGERNHYLRYRIIPSCYRMHFPEHLKSHRSHDIVLLCVDCHEIAHASAEKYKKHIAAEFGIPLFVRRVVDSEQSQATSESSVPETTFEEPGVSPLQLRIAAMALLRHGPRMPSSRREELTEIVMRYYGGRQISEEDLENALLVGMSPNERKRFEKKKGLSLKHSKGIIQPDAEQERTTITMYTSAIVNASEADTLLDSCTTEAEAYTGTENGDAFMLKDADLGTEEEAFAVVEKNMNSDISGVAGSQFISVVNADGDGDGDVERDTPNRSVDFSHAGDGATSHRKRRSKMSLLGHGPHGKQVVDHLLKEYGEDGISQFCQRWRQVFVESLHPRFLPAGWDITHSGRRDFGEFSVYNPLKKASAAECL